A genomic segment from Neodiprion lecontei isolate iyNeoLeco1 chromosome 1, iyNeoLeco1.1, whole genome shotgun sequence encodes:
- the LOC107221910 gene encoding rhodanese domain-containing protein CG4456 has product MMSSKRITGYYHQVVLSRFRSVNQRRYSLMSNNLVKNICGAKNLTQTYRSTLIAERDIRNISIATRLLAQTKVMKGEGDHGLNLNYEDILKAQKDDKILIVDVREDEEIKETGKLPGSIHIPMGEAVNAITNLPEKEFFDRYQKPKPTKDTKLIFSCRSGKRSATVQEEMLKQGYEKSYNYTGGWLDWESKQAPTA; this is encoded by the exons ATGATGTCCAGCAAAAGAATTACCGGATATTACCATCAAGTTGTATTATCGCGATTCAGAAGCGTGAATCAACGACGGTACTCACTGATGAGCAATAACCTCGTAAAAAACATTTGCGGAGCGAAAAATCTCACCCAAACTTACCGGTCAACGTTGATCG CGGAAAGAGacattcgaaatatttcaatagcTACTCGGCTTCTCGCGCAAACTAAAGTCATGAAAGGCGAAGGAGATCATGGTCTAAACTTGAACTACGAGGATATTTTGAAAGCACAAAAAGATGACAAGATTCTCATCGTTGATGTTagagaagatgaagaaatCAAAGAGACTGGAAAACTACCTGGCAGCATTCACATACCga TGGGGGAGGCCGTAAACGCAATAACAAATTTGCCAGAAAAGGAGTTTTTCGACAGATACCAAAAACCAAAACCCACCAAAGATACCAAACTTATATTTAGCTGTCGCTCAGGGAAACGAAGCGCCACCGTTCAGGAAGAGATGCTCAAGCAGGGATATGAAAA GTCCTACAATTACACTGGCGGGTGGCTTGACTGGGAAAGTAAACAAGCACCAACGGCCTAA
- the LOC107221965 gene encoding NKAP family protein CG6066 — protein MHHDSKRSKYQRSERSSSSTHLHHRNNYTSQEDEFMDTRRRDREQIGLTGVERVWGKSPTRIDDSDDEEESSNKHRDDLTSKEKKKRKKEKKKKSKKLKKEKKAKKSKKKRKKRRNSSSSSDNDESDSEQLQWVEKKTVEKSRKRHRGSSTDDSEDELVGPVQKQHVTLSAKDFGKALLPGEGAAMAAYVAEGKRIPRRGEIGLTSDEIASYESVGYVMSGSRHRRMEAVRIRKENQIYSADEKRALAMFSKEERQKRENLILGQFREMVNQKLAQEQNKD, from the exons ATGCACCATGATTCTAAACGGTCCAAGTATCAGAGAAGCGAGAGAAGTTCGAGCAGCACGCATTTGCATCACAG GAACAACTACACTTCCCAAGAAGATGAGTTTATGGATACACGAAGAAGGGACAGGGAACAGATCGGTCTTACCGGCGTAGAAAGAGTTTGGGGAAAATCTCCGACGCGGATTGACGA TTCGGACGACGAGGAGGAATCGTCGAACAAACACAGAGACGACTTAACctcaaaagagaaaaagaaaaggaagaaggagaagaaaaag aaaagtaaaaaattgaagaaagagaagaaggcaaagaaaagtaaaaagaaaagaaaaaagagacggAATTCGTCCAGCAGCTCAGACAACGACGAAAGCGATTCTGAGCAGCTTCAATGGGTTGAGAAAAAGACAGTAGAAAAAAGTCGAAAGAGACATCGTGGCTCCAGCACTGATGATAGCGAAGACGAATTGGTAGGTCCTGTACAAAAACAACACGTCACTCTCTCTGCAAAGGACTTTGGAAAAGCCCTGCTTCCTGGCGAGGGAGCGGCTATGGCTGCCTATGTTGCGGAGGGAAAACGTATACCTAGAAGAGGTGAAATTGGCCTGACGTCGGACGAAATCGCGTCTTACGAGTCCGTCGGTTACGTCATGAGTGGAAGTCG GCATCGGCGTATGGAGGCTGTGCGTATTCGTAAGGAGAACCAAATTTATTCGGCGGATGAGAAGAGGGCGTTGGCGATGTTCAGCAAAGAGGAAAGGCAGAAGCGGGAAAATCTTATCCTGGGGCAATTCAGAGAGATGGTTAATCAAAAGCTTGCTCAGGAACAAAACAAGGATTGA
- the LOC107221945 gene encoding angiomotin, which produces MSSLQQTGRFLPFANNNIQRKQLPTQGGLPQSLSGSDTDVSTSNENLSNEERYVIRHTARQEPQGQENQQQTPSRSSSHKENIPNIQGNLLNRNSLKDSLNGSNRNSLKESLTGSNRNSLKDSINGSNRNSLKDNLSSNRTSVGSNRSSLDVSTSSYNTLIIHNANDENSWTPSSRLSGMVREHGEMGYLYCEGGGKGHSNSPTMQSLTSLPHDDHHYEQPGGGGGCQEITDIPDDYLNQSQVLKHLAKEVKIPSYGKLTNNGSSIEMRMRERDGERGKQSETEFEDRPPPSYTSTMLPLKSKHRLLGPTEKLTLSRSQPDLSRIGKTDTDSYDPRTTSPRPQTKGREERETAAGEIWPSAEMVQILIQENSALKLELERCYGKVSKSQKLEHEIAKVHRAHEELAASCERREKLERAARARLQGDCRRLTDLNRALREQIDLLASRTDTPPIVESLRKELTQRELLIGQLITQNKELAAAKERQEIELAAQRATLQEQRTHIDILDTALTNAQGNVVRLEEESRKKQVYVERVGQLQRALSSLQASSDRREETERQLRGQLERELREGGCGGTNSGEHASNGETIAELKRRLRERDEKIMSLEGDVTKWEQRYLEESALRQAAIDAASLPKDAKIAALEKTSQDAEKMIAEARSEKMRHMDEVHAAQKKLADLESRMKDLESKLAERDAMIRVLQKHTYDKDSSSSSGVGSYPAAHSSHSSTSADHHTVLTSTPELVSSVLSGGSGYGSGGSFAVSDSYNKYRKQGSFEQTNKSLDDQLKELDSQLLSKRALCCFPGFSNPGTASRKGKIPKPLLAGVDSTGSSSTASSKSRLLDDSGGEASGGLLEFAAATRFKGTASRLSDSRPEEMMLLEKQGRSSQRQRMQEGEPRRAGSLPPSSLPRPPRSLKATNNPRYCRLSDTETRKKSDPGPIIESAMKGRDSGNCTLEYGRLDSKGQRRKKSSSSEVSVQSSAARKSPSLMIGPSGEYERLGDVQRKKQAIAEVKHRENQGRSMIPPPSRRIGEYGRLSDSEGRGTLRKQIGSRGQSTGSTVSSKSGGRDSGGTASSEASTSSLPPTRARSIPRPSNYRIQF; this is translated from the exons ATGAGTTCACTTCAGCAAACTGGTCGATTCCTACCATTTGCTAACAATAATATACAACGCAAGCAACTTCCTACACAAG GTGGGTTGCCGCAAAGTTTAAGTGGTAGCGATACAGATGTATCAACATCAAACGAAAATTTGAGTAACGAAGAGAGATATGTTATAAGGCATACGGCACGTCAGGAACCTCAAGGCCAAGAAAACCAGCAGCAAACACCATCTAGATCGTCCAGCCACAAAGAGAATATTCCCAATATTCAA GGCAATCTGTTGAATAGAAACAGTCTGAAGGATAGCCTGAATGGCTCGAATAGAAATAGTTTAAAGGAGAGCCTGACTGGGTCCAATCGCAATAGCCTCAAAGACAGCATCAACGGTTCCAATAGAAATAGCCTTAAGGATAACCTGAGTTCTAATCGAACCAGCGTTGGATCTAACAGAAGTAGCCTGGATGTTTCGACCAGCTCTTATAACACCCTCATCATACACAATGCCAACGACGAAAATTCCTGGACACCATCTAGCag ATTATCTGGAATGGTAAGAGAACATGGAGAAATGGGCTATCTGTACTGCGAGGGTGGAGGTAAGGGCCACTCTAATAGCCCAACTATGCAATCTTTGACGAGTCTTCCTCACGACGATCACCATTATGAACAGCCCGGAGGAGGCGGTGGGTGCCAAGAAATAACTGATATTCCAGATGATTACCTTAATCAATCACAG GTGCTGAAACACCTCGCTAAAGAAGTGAAAATACCTTCGTATGGAAAATTGACCAATAACGGCAGTAGTATAGAAATGAGGAtgcgagagagagatggagagcGTGGTAAACAAAGCGAAACCGAATTCGAGGACAGGCCACCTCCGTCGTACACTTCTACTATGCTGCCGCTCAAAAGTAAACATAGACTTCTTGGTCCGACCGAAAAATTGACACTCTCAAGATCTCAACCTGATCTATCGAGGATTGGGAAAACTGATACGGATAGTTACGATCCACGCACAACGTCTCCAAG GCCTCAAACAAAAGGTAGGGAGGAAAGGGAAACGGCGGCAGGCGAGATCTGGCCTTCGGCCGAAATGGTGCAGATTTTGATCCAGGAAAACAGCGCGTTGAAATTGGAGCTTGAACGATGTTATGGCAAAGTGTCAAAGTCCCAAAAACTCGAGCATGAAATAGCCAAAGTCCATCGTGCCCACGAGGAATTGGCAGCATCCTGTGAGCGCAGAGAGAAACTGGAACGGGCTGCTCGAGCGAGGCTCCAAGGTGACTGCCGTCGCTTGACTGATTTGAATCGTGCGTTGAGGGAGCAAATTGATTTGCTGGCTTCACGAACGGATACTCCTCCGATTGTTGAATCTCTAAGGAAAGAACTAACACAACGAGAATTATTAATCGGTCAACTCATCACCCAAA ACAAAGAACTGGCAGCTGCTAAAGAGAGACAGGAAATTGAGTTGGCAGCACAGCGAGCTACTTTGCAAGAACAGAGAACACACATTGACATTTTAGATACAGCTCTTACAAATGCACAGGGAAATGTTGTCCGCCTGGAAGAAGAG TCTCGAAAGAAGCAGGTTTACGTTGAAAGAGTCGGTCAGCTTCAACGCGCCTTATCCTCGCTTCAAGCGTCAAGTGATAGACGAGAAGAAACGGAACGACAACTTAGAGGCCAGTTGGAGAGAGAATTAAGAGAGGGTGGATGTGGAGGCACGAATAGTGGCGAACACGCATCGAACGGCGAGACAATCGCTGAATTAAAACGAAGGTTACgtgaacgagatgaaaaaatcatgTCCCTAGAAGGAGATGTTACTAAATGGGAACAACGATACCTGGAAGAAAGTGCCCTTCGTCAAGCTGCTATAGACGCTGCCAGTTTACCTAA GGATGCTAAAATCGCGGCACTGGAGAAGACGAGCCAAGATGCCGAAAAAATGATAGCTGAGGCTCGTTCGGAGAAAATGCGCCACATGGACGAGGTGCATGCCGCGCAAAAGAAGCTTGCTGATCTTGAATCAAG AATGAAAGACTTGGAATCCAAACTGGCTGAACGAGACGCAATGATACGGGTCTTGCAAAAACATACGTACGACAAGGACAGTAGTAGCAGTAGCGGAGTTGGTAGCTATCCCGCAGCTCACTCGTCTCATTCAAGTACATCCGCAGATCATCATACGGTCCTTACGTCGACACCGGAACTCG TGAGCAGTGTTCTAAGCGGCGGAAGTGGATACGGTAGCGGTGGTTCTTTTGCCGTTTCCGACAGCtataataaatatagaaaGCAGGGCAGCTTTGAGCAAACCAACAAAAGCCTAGACGACCAATTGAAAGAACTAGACTCTCAGCTTCTCAGCAAG CGGGCACTTTGCTGTTTTCCAGGATTCTCTAATCCAGGCACTGCGTCgcgaaaaggaaaaataccCAAGCCATTATTGGCGGGTGTAGATAGCACAGGTAGTTCGAGTACCGCATCCAGTAAAAGTCGTCTCCTCGACGACTCGGGAGGTGAAGCTTCCGGGGGTTTGCTGGAGTTTGCCGCCGCAACAAGGTTCAAAGGTACGGCGTCCAGGTTGTCGGACAGTAGGCCGGAGGAGATGATGTTGCTGGAAAAGCAAGGCAGGAGTTCGCAACGACAGAGAATGCAAGAGGGGGAACCGCGCAGGGCCGGCAGTCTCCCTCCGAGCTCGTTGCCTCGTCCTCCACGTTCCTTAAAAGCCACGAACAACCCACGCTACTGTCGTCTCAGCGACACGGAAACCCGCAAGAAGTCGGACCCAGGACCGATAATCGAATCTGCTATGAAGGGACGAGACTCCGGTAATTGCACCCTCGAATACGGCAGACTTGACTCGAAAGGTCAGAGGCGGAAAAAATCTTCAAGCTCCGAGGTCTCCGTCCAGAGTTCCGCGGCGAGGAAATCTCCGTCGCTGATGATCGGACCCAGCGGGGAGTACGAAAGGCTGGGAGATGTCCAGCGAAAGAAACAGGCAATCGCCGAGGTGAAACACAGGGAAAATCAGGGCCGTTCCATGATCCCGCCGCCGTCGCGACGTATCGGAGAATACGGTCGTCTCAGCGACAGCGAAGGGCGAGGCACCctgagaaaacaaattggctCCAGAGGACAGAGCACCGGAAGTACGGTCAGCAGTAAAAGCGGAGGACGCGACTCCGGAGGCACTGCCAGCAGCGAAGCTTCGACCTCTTCGTTACCGCCTACCAGGGCCAGGTCAATACCTCGGCCTAGCAATTACAGGATTCAATTTTAG